One window of Papaver somniferum cultivar HN1 chromosome 9, ASM357369v1, whole genome shotgun sequence genomic DNA carries:
- the LOC113309374 gene encoding dof zinc finger protein DOF5.3-like: MDPSNSHQHQQGMATHTPAFEDVLNCPSAKELQERQKRSLMNRPQPEALKCPRCDSSNTKFCYYNNYSLTQPRYFCKACRRYWTKGGSLRNVPVGGGCRKNNKRISSCSSSSATSKAKSSPSSSISSHHHHHQDNNNNQIYLNTNSIINPLLTFPSSLSYDTNDLTLAFGRLHKQQPTTTRQLGFDHEHHQTSYGNTNSIIGNLINSSSNSSNTANPGFIDALRSGFLDPSSGFHNFYSSYGNGISMGDHHQQHQQQQQVESNNNNNNNNGGSIINGNCHEEDDDQHHRDEQVVLPNYDQVEMGLTSTTSSTITTATKQEMLKDNETKILWNFPWHGQFGGEQGNHHHHNNNSIHNNIMGNVIDTSSGVRDWNGLNGWHGLVNSPLM, translated from the exons ATGGATCCTTCTAACTCACACCAACACCAGCAG GGAATGGCAACCCACACTCCTGCATTTGAAGATGTACTAAACTGtccatcagcaaaggaactaCAAGAACGGCAGAAGAGATCACTGATGAACAGACCACAACCAGAAGCCTTAAAATGCCCAAGATGTGATTCTTCAAACACCAAATTCTGTTACTACAACAATTACAGTTTAACACAACCAAGGTATTTCTGCAAAGCATGTAGAAGGTACTGGACAAAAGGAGGATCATTAAGAAATGTTCCAGTAGGTGGAGGATGTAGAAAGAATAACAAAAGAAtctcttcttgttcatcatcttcAGCGACGTCTAAAGCTAAGTCATCACCTTCGTCATCAATAtcatctcatcatcatcatcatcaagataatAACAATAACCAAATTTATCTCAATACCAACTCTATTATCAACCCATTACTTACTTTCCCATCATCTCTAAGTTATGACACTAATGACCTCACTCTTGCTTTTGGTAGACTTCATAAACAACAACCCACTACTACTAGGCAGTTAGGGTTTGATCATGAACATCATCAAACCAGTTATGGAAACACAAATAGTATTATTGGAAACCTTATTAACTCATCATCCAATTCTAGTAATACTGCTAATCCTGGTTTTATTGATGCATTGAGGAGTGGGTTTCTTGATCCTTCAAGTGGGTTTCATAATTTTTATTCTAGTTATGGAAATGGAATCAGTATGGgagatcatcatcaacaacaccagcaacaacagcaagttgagagtaataataataataataataataatggtgGAAGTATTATTAATGGTAATtgtcatgaagaagatgatgatcaaCATCACAGGGATGAGCAAGTGGTTTTACCAAATTATGATCAAGTGGAAATGGGTTTAACAAGTACAACATCATCAACTATaacaacagcaacaaaacaaGAGATGTTAAAAGATAATGAAACCAAGATTTTATGGAACTTTCCATGGCATGGGCAGTTTGGTGGTGAACAaggcaaccaccaccaccacaacaacaacagcatCCATAACAATATCATGGGTAATGTTATTGATACATCATCAGGAGTAAGAGACTGGAATGGATTAAATGGATGGCATGGACTTGTTAATAGTCCTTTGATGTAG